From the genome of Winogradskyella forsetii, one region includes:
- the secE gene encoding preprotein translocase subunit SecE: MAGLITYIKESFEELKNNVSWTPWPEAQKLTVIVAVFSIIFSLAIWGVDTVFSRAVKAYFEMIH, encoded by the coding sequence ATGGCAGGATTAATCACATATATAAAGGAATCGTTTGAAGAGTTAAAGAATAACGTGTCTTGGACACCTTGGCCAGAAGCTCAAAAGTTAACAGTTATTGTTGCTGTGTTTTCAATTATATTTTCATTGGCCATTTGGGGAGTTGATACTGTTTTTAGTAGAGCGGTTAAGGCTTATTTTGAAATGATTCACTAA
- the tuf gene encoding elongation factor Tu has translation MAKATFDRSKPHLNIGTIGHVDHGKTTLTAAITKVLADAGLSEARSFDQIDNAPEEKERGITINTSHVEYATANRHYAHVDCPGHADYVKNMVTGAAQMDGAILVVAATDGPMPQTREHILLGRQVGIPRMVVFMNKVDMVDDEELLELVEMEIRDLLSFYEYDGDNGPVVAGSALGALNGEQKWVDTVMELMKEVDAWIEEPVRDMDKPFLMPIEDVFSITGRGTVATGRIETGVANTGDPVEIIGMGAEKLTSTITGIEMFRQILDRGEAGDNAGILLRGIEKSQISRGMVITKPGSVTPHAKFKAEVYVLKKEEGGRHTPFHNNYRPQFYVRTTDVTGNIQLPDGVEMVMPGDNLTITVELIQPIAMNVGLRFAIREGGRTVGAGQVTEILD, from the coding sequence ATGGCAAAGGCAACTTTCGATCGTTCAAAACCACACTTAAATATTGGTACTATTGGACACGTAGATCACGGTAAAACAACTTTAACTGCTGCTATTACTAAAGTATTAGCTGATGCAGGTTTATCTGAAGCAAGATCATTTGATCAAATTGATAATGCACCAGAAGAAAAAGAAAGAGGTATAACAATTAATACTTCTCACGTAGAATATGCAACTGCAAATCGTCATTATGCTCACGTTGACTGTCCAGGTCACGCGGATTACGTAAAGAACATGGTTACAGGTGCTGCTCAAATGGATGGTGCTATCTTGGTTGTTGCTGCAACAGATGGTCCTATGCCACAAACTCGTGAGCATATCTTACTTGGTCGTCAGGTAGGTATTCCTCGTATGGTTGTATTCATGAATAAAGTGGATATGGTTGATGACGAAGAATTACTAGAATTGGTTGAAATGGAAATCAGAGATTTGTTATCATTCTACGAATATGATGGTGACAATGGTCCTGTAGTAGCAGGTTCTGCTTTAGGTGCACTTAACGGTGAACAAAAGTGGGTTGATACTGTAATGGAATTGATGAAGGAAGTTGATGCTTGGATTGAAGAGCCTGTTCGTGATATGGATAAGCCTTTCTTAATGCCTATTGAAGATGTATTCTCAATTACAGGTCGTGGAACTGTTGCAACTGGTCGTATTGAAACTGGTGTAGCTAACACAGGTGATCCAGTTGAGATTATCGGTATGGGTGCTGAGAAATTAACATCTACTATTACTGGTATCGAGATGTTCCGTCAAATATTAGATAGAGGTGAAGCTGGTGATAACGCTGGTATCTTATTAAGAGGTATTGAGAAGTCTCAAATCTCTAGAGGTATGGTAATTACTAAGCCAGGTTCTGTTACACCACACGCTAAGTTTAAAGCTGAGGTTTACGTTCTGAAAAAAGAAGAAGGTGGACGTCATACTCCATTTCATAATAACTACCGTCCTCAGTTCTACGTACGTACAACTGACGTAACTGGAAATATCCAATTACCTGATGGAGTAGAGATGGTAATGCCTGGAGATAACTTAACAATTACAGTTGAGTTGATACAACCAATTGCAATGAACGTAGGTTTACGTTTCGCTATCCGTGAAGGTGGTAGAACAGTTGGTGCTGGTCAGGTTACTGAGATTTTAGACTAA
- a CDS encoding HPF/RaiA family ribosome-associated protein: MKVNTQSVNFTADSKLINFIQKRMDKLDMFYDKIIQSDVYLKVQKTSDKENKIFEVKLNVPGDSFVVKKQCKTFEEGADAAIASLGRQIKKRKEKLRAHS, translated from the coding sequence ATGAAAGTAAACACTCAATCCGTAAATTTTACAGCAGATAGTAAGTTGATAAATTTTATTCAGAAGCGTATGGATAAATTGGATATGTTTTATGATAAAATAATTCAATCCGATGTATATTTAAAAGTTCAGAAAACAAGTGATAAGGAAAATAAAATATTTGAAGTTAAATTAAATGTGCCAGGAGATAGTTTTGTTGTAAAGAAGCAATGTAAAACATTTGAAGAAGGTGCTGATGCGGCTATTGCCTCTTTGGGAAGACAGATTAAAAAGCGAAAAGAAAAATTAAGAGCACATAGTTAA
- a CDS encoding tyrosine-type recombinase/integrase codes for MSLKAFSEYLLLEKTYSKHTVLAYTRDIENFQNFLNLNHDSQDLGEVGYSEIRQWIVELVDSDISNRTINRKVSSLNTYYKFLLKTEDVRVNPLKQHKALKVGKKVQLPFSEQELKTVLEDAIEVNDFESARNHFIIELFYATGIRRIELVNLRLVDIDKGNNQIKVLGKRNKERYIPLIDSLSKSLNCYLNYRKNLPIIEDREILFLTKKGLKVYEKLVYRIINKYFSQASTKAKCSPHVLRHSFATHLLNQGADLNTVKELLGHTSLAATQVYTHNSITELKKVHAKAHPRNQP; via the coding sequence ATGAGTCTTAAAGCCTTTTCAGAGTATTTATTATTGGAGAAGACGTATTCCAAACATACTGTTTTAGCTTACACTCGTGATATCGAAAATTTTCAAAACTTTCTAAATCTAAATCACGATTCTCAAGATTTAGGAGAAGTTGGCTATTCTGAAATCAGACAATGGATTGTAGAATTGGTAGATAGCGATATTTCCAATCGAACTATAAATAGAAAAGTTTCTTCATTAAACACCTACTATAAATTTTTACTCAAAACCGAAGATGTTCGGGTTAATCCCTTAAAACAACACAAGGCATTAAAAGTAGGTAAAAAGGTGCAACTGCCTTTTTCGGAACAAGAATTGAAAACCGTTTTGGAAGACGCTATCGAAGTCAATGATTTTGAAAGTGCTAGAAATCATTTCATTATTGAATTGTTTTATGCCACAGGAATTAGACGTATTGAACTCGTAAATTTGAGGCTAGTAGATATAGATAAAGGAAATAACCAAATAAAGGTATTAGGTAAAAGAAATAAGGAAAGATATATTCCCTTAATAGATTCGTTATCCAAGTCCCTAAACTGCTATTTAAATTATCGAAAGAATTTACCTATAATTGAAGACAGGGAGATATTATTTTTAACAAAAAAAGGTCTTAAAGTTTACGAAAAGCTTGTTTACAGAATAATAAATAAGTATTTTAGTCAAGCATCTACGAAGGCAAAATGCAGCCCTCATGTATTAAGGCATTCGTTTGCAACGCACTTGTTAAACCAAGGTGCGGATTTGAATACAGTAAAAGAACTTCTTGGACATACAAGTTTAGCGGCAACCCAAGTGTATACACATAACAGTATAACCGAGTTAAAAAAGGTACACGCTAAAGCACATCCAAGAAACCAACCCTAG
- a CDS encoding acyl-CoA dehydrogenase family protein, giving the protein MSNLYFTEEHNLFRESLREFLKKEVVPHIDKWEETGHIERFIWKKFGDMGYFGLATPEAYGGLDLDLFYTVIFLEEMQRINSGGFAAAMWAHAYLAMTHLNKEGNHEQKEKYLTPSALGDAIGCLCITEPFGGSDVAGMRTTAVKKGDTYVINGSKTFITNGVYSDYLVVAAKTSPELGNKGISIFIMDRDTPGISATKLDKLGWRASDTGEIAFDNVVIPASNLMGEEGQGFPYIMQHFSLERLIMGVNAHARAEYALEYAKQYMSERTAFGRTIDKFQALRHTYADCETQMEICKQFNYYVAKRLDMGDYVVKEATMSKLQSTKMADDVIYQCLQFLGGYGYMEEYPLARMSRDSRLGPIGGGTSEILKEIIAKMVIDEKDYKPAT; this is encoded by the coding sequence ATGTCTAACTTATATTTTACGGAAGAACACAATTTATTCAGGGAAAGCCTTAGGGAATTCTTAAAAAAAGAAGTCGTGCCACATATTGATAAATGGGAAGAAACAGGTCATATAGAACGTTTCATCTGGAAAAAATTTGGAGATATGGGTTATTTTGGGTTAGCAACACCCGAAGCTTATGGTGGGCTGGATTTGGATTTGTTCTATACTGTAATTTTTCTTGAAGAAATGCAACGCATCAATTCTGGTGGCTTTGCGGCGGCAATGTGGGCACATGCTTATTTAGCAATGACGCATCTGAACAAGGAAGGTAATCATGAGCAAAAAGAAAAATATTTAACACCAAGTGCTTTAGGTGATGCCATAGGCTGTCTTTGTATTACGGAGCCATTTGGAGGAAGTGACGTGGCAGGTATGCGAACAACGGCCGTAAAAAAAGGGGATACTTACGTAATCAATGGTTCTAAAACCTTTATAACCAATGGTGTTTATAGTGATTATTTGGTGGTTGCGGCTAAGACCAGTCCTGAATTAGGAAACAAGGGCATTAGTATTTTTATAATGGACAGGGATACACCAGGTATTTCAGCCACAAAATTAGACAAGTTAGGTTGGAGAGCTTCGGATACTGGAGAAATTGCTTTTGACAATGTGGTCATTCCGGCTTCAAACTTAATGGGAGAAGAAGGTCAAGGTTTTCCGTACATCATGCAACATTTTTCTTTAGAAAGGTTGATCATGGGCGTGAATGCCCATGCAAGAGCGGAATATGCTTTAGAATATGCCAAACAATATATGTCTGAAAGAACAGCTTTCGGAAGAACCATCGATAAATTTCAAGCCTTAAGGCATACTTATGCGGATTGCGAAACACAAATGGAAATTTGTAAGCAATTCAATTATTATGTAGCAAAACGATTGGATATGGGAGATTATGTTGTGAAAGAAGCGACCATGTCTAAACTACAATCTACAAAAATGGCAGATGATGTTATTTACCAATGTCTTCAGTTTTTAGGAGGTTATGGTTATATGGAAGAATATCCATTGGCGCGTATGTCAAGAGATAGTCGATTAGGGCCAATTGGTGGTGGTACTTCTGAAATCCTCAAGGAAATCATTGCTAAAATGGTAATTGATGAAAAGGATTACAAGCCGGCTACATAG
- a CDS encoding ComEA family DNA-binding protein: protein MKSYFQFSNKQRNGIFLLLAIVVLLQCVYWFAPKIFASAKEDFPENKDEVETFRNQLDSLRLVEIENKKPKIYPFNPNYITDYKGYTLGMTNEEIDRLHKFRATNQWVNSAKDFQKVTKVTDSFLATISPYFKFPDWVTNPKPKSQGYSNSYSNSRKPKTYQQKIDLNKATASQLRKVYGVGEKLSERIITYRNKYKGGFISDIQLSEVYGLSPEVIERIQNDFTVKTPRAITRFNLNTATRDELVTIQYIGYDVANNIIEERTLRDGFKSLEELTKVEDFPIKKFEIIKLYLHL, encoded by the coding sequence ATGAAATCCTATTTCCAGTTTTCTAACAAACAACGGAATGGGATTTTTTTATTGTTGGCAATAGTTGTGCTGCTACAATGCGTATATTGGTTTGCTCCAAAAATCTTCGCCAGTGCAAAAGAAGATTTTCCCGAAAATAAAGATGAAGTAGAAACCTTTAGGAACCAATTGGACTCATTGCGTTTGGTTGAAATAGAAAATAAGAAACCTAAAATCTATCCATTCAATCCAAATTATATTACCGATTATAAAGGGTACACTTTAGGAATGACCAATGAAGAAATTGATAGACTTCATAAATTTAGGGCAACTAACCAATGGGTGAATTCTGCCAAGGATTTTCAGAAGGTAACCAAAGTCACGGATTCATTTTTAGCTACAATTTCGCCTTATTTCAAATTTCCAGATTGGGTCACGAATCCGAAACCAAAATCTCAAGGTTACAGTAATTCCTATTCAAACTCTAGAAAGCCTAAAACCTATCAGCAGAAAATAGATTTAAATAAAGCCACGGCAAGTCAACTGAGAAAAGTCTATGGTGTAGGCGAAAAATTGTCGGAACGTATCATCACATACCGAAATAAATATAAAGGTGGATTTATCTCAGATATCCAACTGAGCGAGGTTTATGGGTTGTCGCCAGAAGTTATCGAGCGCATTCAAAACGACTTTACTGTTAAGACACCAAGAGCAATTACCAGGTTCAATCTCAATACGGCTACTAGAGATGAATTGGTCACTATTCAATACATCGGTTATGACGTTGCGAATAACATAATTGAAGAACGAACGCTAAGGGATGGCTTTAAATCCTTGGAAGAATTAACAAAAGTTGAAGATTTTCCCATCAAGAAATTCGAGATAATTAAGTTATATTTGCATTTATGA
- a CDS encoding alanine/glycine:cation symporter family protein encodes MKKYLLILFTLILPLSIMAQEPVSEETTSQKIDKNFKKYTGWFVDGIFWEIPFGEIEEEVVLNTASEDIQAFKKEIKNDTVYFSEIKMPSVKVAQSLAIKTGQNIYVKDEATIAIPQASLNNTNEIVLIAKTPYISIPWVLIVLIGGALFFTIYFKFINVTGFGLAIRVVRGKYEDIEKHGANTLYGDDAVTVTDDGKLIDTNKSQADTLYGDSTPNEGEDLPETIRDEGADGEVSHFQALTAALSATVGLGNIAGVAVALSIGGPGATFWMIVAGLLGMASKFAECTLGVKYRDVGEDGTVYGGPMYYLTKGLKSKGMGGFGKFLAVVFAIFVIGGSFGGGNMFQANQAAAQFVKVFDLDPASNAGLYFGLVMAVLVAVVIIGGIKRIAKVTEKVVPFMAGIYVLASLIILGANFTLIDDAFALIFEGAFSGLGIAGGLIGVMIQGIRRGAFSNEAGVGSAAIAHSAVRTKYPASEGIVALLEPFVDTVVICTMTALVIVITNFDGGFMEYGVEIKEGVEITATAFDSVIPHFSVILTIAVILFAFSTMISWSYYGMQGWVYLFGKGKVSDLAYKILFLFFVVVGASISLGAVINFSDAMIFAMVVPNIIGVIILSPIIKKELAKYYKAISVKEEAIDEGADDLNEVL; translated from the coding sequence ATGAAGAAATATCTTCTTATTCTTTTCACACTTATATTGCCCTTATCGATTATGGCTCAAGAGCCTGTTTCAGAAGAAACGACCTCTCAAAAAATTGATAAAAATTTCAAGAAATATACAGGTTGGTTTGTAGATGGTATTTTTTGGGAAATTCCGTTTGGCGAAATTGAAGAGGAAGTTGTTTTAAACACCGCTTCTGAGGATATTCAGGCATTTAAAAAAGAGATTAAAAACGATACGGTTTATTTTAGTGAAATAAAAATGCCCAGCGTAAAGGTGGCGCAGAGTCTTGCAATTAAAACGGGACAAAATATTTATGTGAAAGATGAGGCGACTATTGCTATTCCGCAAGCATCGTTAAATAATACAAACGAGATTGTGCTTATCGCAAAAACACCATACATAAGTATTCCTTGGGTATTGATTGTTTTGATTGGCGGCGCATTGTTCTTTACCATTTATTTTAAATTCATAAATGTTACGGGCTTTGGTTTGGCCATTAGAGTTGTTAGAGGTAAATATGAGGATATAGAGAAACATGGCGCAAACACATTATATGGTGATGATGCCGTAACTGTAACAGATGATGGGAAATTAATTGATACAAACAAATCACAGGCAGATACCTTATATGGAGATAGTACACCAAACGAGGGCGAAGATCTTCCTGAGACCATAAGGGATGAAGGTGCAGATGGAGAAGTGTCACACTTTCAGGCTTTAACAGCTGCTTTATCCGCAACTGTAGGTTTAGGTAATATTGCCGGTGTAGCCGTTGCTTTATCTATTGGTGGACCTGGTGCAACATTTTGGATGATTGTTGCAGGACTTTTAGGAATGGCATCAAAATTTGCGGAATGTACATTGGGTGTAAAATATAGAGATGTTGGTGAAGATGGAACCGTTTATGGCGGACCAATGTATTACCTTACTAAAGGGCTTAAGTCTAAAGGAATGGGTGGCTTTGGTAAATTTTTAGCAGTAGTATTTGCTATTTTTGTAATTGGTGGTTCCTTTGGAGGCGGAAACATGTTTCAGGCCAACCAAGCAGCGGCTCAATTTGTTAAAGTATTCGATTTAGATCCCGCTTCTAATGCAGGACTTTATTTTGGTCTTGTGATGGCGGTTCTTGTTGCTGTAGTTATCATTGGTGGTATTAAGCGTATAGCTAAAGTAACAGAAAAGGTAGTGCCTTTTATGGCTGGAATCTATGTGTTAGCGTCTTTAATAATTCTTGGTGCTAATTTTACTTTAATAGACGATGCCTTTGCGTTGATTTTTGAAGGTGCATTTTCAGGACTGGGAATAGCAGGTGGATTGATAGGAGTTATGATTCAAGGTATTAGAAGAGGTGCATTTTCAAATGAAGCAGGTGTGGGTTCTGCTGCCATTGCGCACTCCGCTGTTCGTACAAAATATCCGGCTTCAGAAGGGATTGTAGCGCTTTTAGAACCTTTCGTAGATACCGTTGTGATTTGTACAATGACCGCTTTGGTTATCGTAATTACAAATTTTGATGGTGGCTTTATGGAATATGGAGTAGAGATTAAAGAAGGTGTAGAAATTACAGCTACGGCTTTTGATTCTGTAATTCCACATTTCTCAGTCATTCTTACCATTGCTGTGATCTTATTTGCGTTTTCAACTATGATTTCTTGGTCTTACTACGGTATGCAAGGTTGGGTGTATTTATTTGGAAAGGGTAAAGTCTCTGATTTAGCCTATAAAATATTGTTTTTATTCTTCGTAGTTGTTGGAGCGTCAATTAGCTTAGGTGCTGTAATTAACTTTTCAGATGCCATGATTTTTGCCATGGTTGTGCCTAATATTATAGGTGTCATTATCCTATCTCCAATTATTAAGAAAGAATTAGCTAAATATTATAAAGCCATTAGCGTAAAAGAAGAAGCCATTGATGAAGGCGCTGATGATCTCAATGAAGTTTTATAG